Genomic DNA from Oryza sativa Japonica Group chromosome 5, ASM3414082v1:
tccaccaaaactgggagtggagctgggtggagctctctcacaaaatgaactagagttgtggagctgggtttaggcagctccacaactccactccagacccaactcttggagctaaatttaggagttagagctgtaccaaacaggccctatataTCCAAACTTCCTCATCATATTATATCATATATGCTTGATACAGTACGACCTATATGCATGAGTGCAGTAGACGATGATGCCTAACATGGTGTCAGCATGCATGAATGCATGGTGCAAACTAAATGGCAAAATAGAAGCACAAGAGAGAGAAAGATCTTGGCCTGTTAGGTGCAtgtgtaatattttttttagacaagCGGTATGTATAATTATTGCATCGGCATTATATATATCTAGGATCAAATGGCATAATGGGCCTCTAAAAATTGTGTTGTCTCAGCAAATGAACTCTTTTTTTAGGGAAAGCAAATTAACATAACGTACCTCCCCCTTGTTTGATCTCTGCATCAGTAGTATATAGGCGACCGCAACATTGACTCTGTCGTTTCGAAGATTTTACCACGGATATATCGAATTTTTGCAGCATCTCCATCATATCATTATTATACAGTACATATATGTatccaccaaaaaaaaattagaaaatgtaGAGAAACTCCCCAcagcatcatcatcatataTCCATGGATGACTTTCAGAAGAACTGAACTGTATATACACTCCAAATCAAGTTTTACAAGTTCTACAAATCATAACTAACCAAATTCCGGCACTCGGTTTCGTAACTCAACGTCGACACACTGCAGTACAGTGCTACCTGCTTTAAAGAAATTTCTTCGATGTGTGTCATGTGTGCTTCTTATCTTGTTCATTGCTCCCTTGATCATGCATGCATTACATCACAGTGATCATAATATACTGCAAGAATACTTAAAGTTTTtgaggcatgcatgcatcaataaATCAGTAGGGAGAGCTAGGTTAACTGAGATTAATTAGCAGGTAGCCACATGATACAATATCCACTGAAGATGATCATAGCTTGAGCTCAAGGTCTACTTCTTCAGGATCATCTGAGTTCATAGAGTGATCTACCGGTTGGTTTAGGCCGTAGTGTCTCCTTAAGTAAATGGATTCCTACAATTAATTAATGACATAGAAATGGATTATCTTGGCACAACCATATTGTATAAACTATTAACACATCTcttcaatataattaaattaattaggtGTGTATACCTCAGGTTCGAAGAGAGGCAATGTGTGGTCGCTGCTGGGATGAGAGTAATGAGCTGCAGCTCCATATATAGCTTCATGGTTAGGCGGTGACCTGAAAGATTAGGAACTAATTAACATACATTCAGGCATCCTGTGTTAATCACTGATCATATTGTTGTTTAGATATATAATTAAACTTCAATTGATCATCACTGGATAATTATTATTTCGTGCATGCACATGTGTGTATAAAGACGAGCACCTGATGATGGGACTCGTTGATTGGAATTCGCCGTATCTGATATCTCCTGATCTGCTCCCTCCATAGGCCATCTATAATTGCAGATTTGCAATATAGAACCAAGCTAAGTTAGTTAGGTCGAACTGTGTCGGCCATGATAAGATCTCTTTAGCTAAGCCAAGGATATCACGTTCACGTGCATGGGGGAATAAAATCTCTTTAGCTGCAATAATACTCTTGTTCTTCTCTGTGCACAAGATTAATCGACAACCATATATATGCATCcttttgccaaaaaaataaTGTTTATTATCACGCGTTCTAGGCTtgatgcaaatatgcaatacaCTACTGTAGCTAGCAAAGCACGCCAGCAGCTGGACCTGGAAGCAAATATAGTCAATAAGATGAATTTGTTGTCTAACTTTTGTAGATCTCTTATGgactattcattttttttatgttgggCTGAAATGATTAAAAAACAAAGAGTGCATATTTCGTTGAAATTAATCTTAGAGAGAGGTTGATTAATCTGTCTAGAAACCAAGAAAATATGTAGTAACAATTTGACAAGATTTATTGGCAGATCTCTGAAATTCTGTCAGTTAGCTAGTATGCATTTGGTGAACAGCTGAAAGAACTGCATATACCGCTAAATTGGGGTGGATGGGATAGGAGTTGATGTTGGCAGGGAAGGAGGACGATGGAGACGATGACAGCGAGTTAGATGACCGTGCATCTTCCTGCTGCTCGATGGATGATCAATTCCAAAACCACATGAAATCAGAAAAGAAATTAAACTTGAGCAACCAGCAAGAATCACAAAATTACTAAAAAGATGCAGAAATTGGTAGTCAGACTAATTTACCAGGTTGAGGCTGTCAATTCCATGGATCGGAGGTGGCTGGCCAAGAGGAGGATTCTGCAGGTAGCCGGCTGCCATTTCGCTCTGAATCCTGATCTTCTCGAGCTGCGCAACGCCGAGCCCTCGCTGCGGCTGCTTTGGCTTGTCGGAGCCGCTGTTTCCGGCTGATCTCTTGCCCTTCCTGCTGGACCCAAATGATCTTCCTCTTCCTGGCCATTCCATGTTCATTTGTCTCCAAAGTTGCTAGCTTTCATATGGGGAAATTTCTAGTACACCAGAAGAGAACTGATCAGAAGACCTAGAAGAAGACCATAGCTAGCAAAGTGGGAGCAAGAAGAAagggagaagaagttggatgaTGGAAAGGAGACTCTTTGATATTAAAGTGAAAGGGAGAGATCTCCTTACCTTACACACACATTAATTAATAATAGGAATGCACTGCAGGTTGCAGcattgtttatttgatttttttaatttgatcttATAGCGTGGCAATGGCTTCATTAATTGGTTTATATAATCAGCACCATGTGACCCAAATCCTATCactaaaagaaaaggagagaggagTTTAAATTAATTCCCATTGTGTTGATTTGTTCGGGGATGATCACTGAAAATCTTTGTCTTCAAAATGCCCCCCATTTAGAATTCGTGTGGTTGTGATTTAACATTCTGTATTTTATTCAGCACTGAGCACAAATAGAAAGGGTCCTGAATTATTGTTGTCAGTAAGGAGGATTTTAATTTCTTCTGAACATGAGTCCTTCCtcgtattaaaaaataaacttttacGATGCTTAATTAGGAGATGCATTAAGAGGCAGATGTAATTAAGTAGTGCAACTGATGATCTCTTATGCAGGCTGTTTGTTTAACAATGACTGCACAGCCATATACTAGTAGTAACAACGTATTTCCTTTCAATTAAAAAATACTAGTTacacataatatatatatactactagtaaCTGTACTCCCTGAAAAAAGGCTAACTTTTGTAACGAATCTTAAATATAGTCTATATCTAAATTTATGtccaaaagttatttttttagaacgGAAGGAGTAATTCTGGAGAGCAGTAGAGACGTCGTGAGACATATCCCAAAAGCAATACCTAAGCAGGTGTAGTAATGTCGACATGATGGATCAGTTTGTGTAACTGACTACGTAGCATATATATAACTAAAGAACTAAGCTAGAGCTAGCGACATCTACACGAGATTTAATGGAGAATTTAGTAATGTTTTGGGAGATGCAGAGAGGGTGCAAAATCTTCTCGGCGATCTCGGGAATCAGAAGCTTCGCTGGCTGCTGCATATGCATGGTTCAGACTCATCAGCTTGATCAGAGAATTCAGACATGGCGCGTGGGTTGGGATCGCAGTTTAGGTGGAAAGCATCCTCCTTGATCGAATAAAAATGCAACCACACATATATTGATATACATATACAACCTGCATTTTGATCGTACTCTTATGAGATTTAATTATCTTATGTAAGCATATAGTAGTTAGAAGCCCTGTCGTCGATCGTTGTTGCTTCACGTGCGGCCTGGATCTTCTTGCTGCATGAGCTGATGATAATTAACCTTGGAAAATAGTCACTGAGCTAAGGCAGCAAATCAAATAATGGagcattaattaatttatgagGAATTGCAAACACTGATAAGTATACTTAACCCTGCATTTTCCGCCTGATATATAATATAACTGAACtatccctatatatatatagctattgAAGGTCTGATCAGTCTGGTCCACAGTAACTGAATTAGGgtttttgtttcttggatgTGATTTTGTGACACCTTGTTGGTTAGTCCTCAAGAtagctatatttatatatatgatattacAACATTAGCTTTACAACCTGTGCTGCAAGTGGATCAACTAATTGATGACCTAACTAATTTTTCAGTTAATTAAATAAGAGAATATTGAGATTTGCAGCATCCATTCCTCTTGAACTCCTTAAAGGAGACAGCACCTAAGCTAATTAAGCCCTTGATGTATGACAACAAGCTTATTGCAATTATATATTTATGcaacttaattaatcaattaataaCTAGGAGGTAGTGATCAAACAGTGTTTAGAAAACAGCAGCACGCCGTGCATGCTCCtccatattttagttgcatGAGTAGG
This window encodes:
- the LOC107278054 gene encoding protein SPEAR1; translation: MNMEWPGRGRSFGSSRKGKRSAGNSGSDKPKQPQRGLGVAQLEKIRIQSEMAAGYLQNPPLGQPPPIHGIDSLNLQEDARSSNSLSSSPSSSFPANINSYPIHPNLAMAYGGSRSGDIRYGEFQSTSPIIRSPPNHEAIYGAAAHYSHPSSDHTLPLFEPEESIYLRRHYGLNQPVDHSMNSDDPEEVDLELKL